GTGCGGGTTCCCTTCGCTGATGTGGGTGGGGAATCCGCGGCGGACAATCCGACTTCAAGTACCTCGCAAAGCAGCTTGTGGTCATGCATCTCTCGAGTCACGCCGCGAACGCAGACCGGAGGGGTGACACACCACGTTGGAGTCAACCCAAACCTCGGGTGACAGGGTTACCGCGAGTCATTCCCTCCGGTCTGCTACGGCACGCTAGGGGCTGCAATCCCGCTCACCACGCCGTGACACACATATAAGTCGGGTTACCCGCACGCTTTCGCGCGCGACGGCGTGACACAATCCCACACTCGGGCTCGGGGCACCAATAGAGTGGCGGCCATGTCGCTCAACGGGAAGACCATGTTCATCTCCGGCGCCAGCCGCGGTATCGGCCTGGCGATCGCCAAGAAGGCCGCCGCCGACGGGGCCAACATCGCGCTGATCGCCAAGACCGCCGAACCGCATCCCAAGCTGCCCGGCACGGTGTACACCGCGGCCGAGGAGATCGAGGAGGTCGGCGGGCAGGCGCTGCCGATCGTCGGCGACGTACGCGACGGCGAGTCGGTGGCCGCCGCGGTGGCACAGACGGTCGAGAAGTTCGGCGGCATCGACATCTGCGTCAACAACGCCTCGGCGATCAATCTCGGCTCGGTCGAAGAGGTCCCGCTCAAGCGGTTCGACCTGATGAACGGCATCCAGGTGCGCGGCACCTACACCGTGACGCAGGCGTGCCTGCCGCACATGAAGGGCCGGGAGAACCCGCACGTGCTCACACTGTCGCCGCCGATCCGGCTCGAGTCCGAGTGGCTCAAGCCGACCGCATACATGATGGCGAAGTTCGGGATGACGTTGTGCGCGTTGGGAATCGCCGAGGAGATGCGCGACGCTGGGATCGCGTCCAACACGCTGTGGCCCCGCACGCTGGTGGCCACCGCGGCGGTGCAGAACCTGCTCGGCGGCGACGAGGCGATGGGCCGCGCCCGCACTCCCGACGTCTACGCCGACGCCGCGTACGTGATCCTCAACAAGTCGGCCCGCGAGTTCACCGGCAACTCGCTGCTGTGTGAGGACGTCCTGCTCGAATCGGGCGTGACCGACCTGTCGGTGTACAACTGCGTGCCCGGCGCCGAACTGGGCGTGGATCTGTGGGTGGACTCCCCCAACCCGCCCGGATACACCGGCCCCTAGGCGACGACGCAGGGCCGGCCGAACCGGGCGTGCACCCCGGTGGTGAACAGCGCCCGCGGCCTCGGCCCGGCCGGTGTGACACCGGCGGCGGCGACGAGATCGTCGCGCAGATCCAGGATTTCGGCTTCGCACAGCGGCCAGGTGTCGTGTTCGTTGGGCACCCACCACGTGCGGCCGGCCTTGCGGGTGTGCGCACCCCAGCGGGCGGTCAGCCACACCTCCACCGGGGTCGGGCTGATCGGGGCACCGATGCGCACCGTCACCGTGCTGGACAGTCCACGTCGCGGCCATCGCCGCTCGCTGCGGTAGGTGATGGTGTCCGCGGTCCTGTCGATGCGCATCTTCGCCCACGTGTAGGGGACGCCGAGGGCGAGGCGCACGGTGGGCACGACCGCCAGCCGCGCGGTCTCCAGCGACCGGAACAGCACGCCGTGGCGGCCGTCGGCGTCGATCGAGTACAACCGGACATTGGTCTCGGCGAACGTGCCGAAGTAGGGCAGCGGGACGCGACGCCCGATCCGGGTCGCGCGCATGTGGAACGGCACCAGGCCGACGTAGGTCAGCCCGTCGGCGAAGACGTCCGGACGGGTGCCCGGCGGGTAGAGCGGTGCGACGCTGTCCGGGCGCACCGGCCAGTGCACGAATGTGACGTCGCACCAACGGTGTTCGGAGATGACAGGGCGCGGCACCGCGGTGGCGGTGTCGGGGAACCCGGACGGCTGGTCGTCCACGATCTCATCGTGGCACGTTCAGGCGACGCACAACTCGATACCGAGCAGGCGGGCCGGCCAGAACGCCGCGGTCAGCAGGAACGCCCCGATGTCCGAGCCCGCGGGGATGCGGGTGCGCAGCGCGGTGTCGATCAGCTGCACCTGTTCGGCGTCGAAGAACGCCCACACCAGCCCGATGAGCAGGTACGGGATCGCCAGCCACATCACCGTTTCGATCATCGCCTCGACGCTGACCCGGCGGCTCAGCAGGCGACGCAGCGCCGTCACACCAGCGCCTTGTGTGAGCGGACCCGGCGCCGCACGTCGGCGAGCAGCACGTAGCTGCCGCCCTGACGGATGAACACCGGCATGAAGCGGTTGACGAATGCCACCAGCAGGAACAACGCCTCGAAGAGGAACTGCTCAAAGCGGCTCCAGCGCAAGCCCATTGCGTCGCGGAACACCGGGGCCAGGAAACCGGTGGTGAGGAATTTCAGCAGCGGCCGAAACGGCAGGCCGAGCAGCGGGTTGATCATCTTGAGGTTGATCAGGTCGCGCAGGTAGCCGCGAACCAGATCGTCCATCGCCACGCGGTCACAGGCGGTGCGCCAATACTCGTCCAACTCGGCGCGCGTCGGCGGCCACTGGTCCTCGCTCACCTGCAGCGTGGTGCCCAGCGGCCAGGCGGAGCGGTAGAACTGCTCGGCCTGCTGCGGTGTCATCTCGCCGCGCAGCAGCTGGTAGGTGTCCTCGAGCCCGACGAAAAGGCATGCGGCGACCCACATCTGCAGATCACGGTCGAACGCGTTGTAGCGGACCGGGCTGTCCGGTCCGGACTTGACGTGCCGGTGCGCGGAGTTGACCGCCTCGCGGAACGCGGCGCGGTCCTCGGCGGTGCCCAGCACCGCGACCGCCAGGTACTGGAACGTCGTGCGCGCACGCTTCCACGGATGCTTGAGCAGATTGCCCGAGTCCACCTTGCTCTCGGCCACGCCGTAGCCGACCCCGGGCCGAGACAACTGCATGATCACGTTGGCCGCGCCGGCCGCGAACGCCCAGAAGTCCATCGCGTCGGCGGCCGACACGTCGGCCTCGGGGTCCCACCGCGCGGTGCGCCGCCGAACGGAGATGCGGTAGCGGTCGGTCATGCGACGCACACCGCCGAGAACACCATCGCCGGCCAGAACGCGACCGAGCCGAGCAGTTGGACGAGCCAGGCCACGCCGGTCGCGGAGACCTGGTCGGTGTTGAACGCCGTCCACACCATCCCGACCACCACATACGGCGCGGCCAGCATGAGTGCGGTGCCGATCCACTCGGCGATGGTCATCTCGAAACTCAGGACCCGCTTCACCGCGCTGAGCATGCCGTCCTCTCACTCGCCTGACCGCCACTATGTTAATGCCCATTCAGGGACTGTCAGGCGATTCGAGCAATCGGCAGAGCCTCAGGACAGCA
The window above is part of the Mycolicibacterium rutilum genome. Proteins encoded here:
- a CDS encoding oxygenase MpaB family protein, which encodes MTDRYRISVRRRTARWDPEADVSAADAMDFWAFAAGAANVIMQLSRPGVGYGVAESKVDSGNLLKHPWKRARTTFQYLAVAVLGTAEDRAAFREAVNSAHRHVKSGPDSPVRYNAFDRDLQMWVAACLFVGLEDTYQLLRGEMTPQQAEQFYRSAWPLGTTLQVSEDQWPPTRAELDEYWRTACDRVAMDDLVRGYLRDLINLKMINPLLGLPFRPLLKFLTTGFLAPVFRDAMGLRWSRFEQFLFEALFLLVAFVNRFMPVFIRQGGSYVLLADVRRRVRSHKALV
- a CDS encoding YqjF family protein; amino-acid sequence: MDDQPSGFPDTATAVPRPVISEHRWCDVTFVHWPVRPDSVAPLYPPGTRPDVFADGLTYVGLVPFHMRATRIGRRVPLPYFGTFAETNVRLYSIDADGRHGVLFRSLETARLAVVPTVRLALGVPYTWAKMRIDRTADTITYRSERRWPRRGLSSTVTVRIGAPISPTPVEVWLTARWGAHTRKAGRTWWVPNEHDTWPLCEAEILDLRDDLVAAAGVTPAGPRPRALFTTGVHARFGRPCVVA
- a CDS encoding SDR family oxidoreductase, giving the protein MSLNGKTMFISGASRGIGLAIAKKAAADGANIALIAKTAEPHPKLPGTVYTAAEEIEEVGGQALPIVGDVRDGESVAAAVAQTVEKFGGIDICVNNASAINLGSVEEVPLKRFDLMNGIQVRGTYTVTQACLPHMKGRENPHVLTLSPPIRLESEWLKPTAYMMAKFGMTLCALGIAEEMRDAGIASNTLWPRTLVATAAVQNLLGGDEAMGRARTPDVYADAAYVILNKSAREFTGNSLLCEDVLLESGVTDLSVYNCVPGAELGVDLWVDSPNPPGYTGP